In Streptomyces venezuelae, the sequence GCCGCCGCGAGGACGCGCGAGGGCGAGGCTCCGGTGAATTCCGCCGGTTCCTGGTGGAAGAGGTCCTTACGGACGGTGGGCGTTATGTGCCCAAAGTGACGCATGTGCTTCCCCCGTACTGCCTCGGCGGCCCAACTGGCATGGCCGGTAATAGTACGTACGAACGTGAGTCAAGAGTTCCTCAAGCACATGAAGTTCAGGTAACCCTCTTGCACCATGCCCAGGTCTCGCGTTCGAGACAAGGCCCTACGGGGGGCCGCATTGTCCCTGTCCACCCCGGGAGGGCAGGATGACGTGCATGACGCACGCGATGCAGAAGGGCTCGAACATCCCGGTGGCCGCCGTGGCGGTCCGGGCGGTGCTGCGCTGGACCGGCGGCCCCGAGGTGCCGGACGTGGACGCCTCGGCGCTGCTCGTCGGCCCGGACGGCCGGGTGCGTTCGGACGAGGACTTCGTCTTCTACAACCAGCCCCGGCACCCCTCGGGGGCCGTCTGGCGGCTCGGCAAGAAGCAGATCGGTGACGCGATCACCGACGCCGTCCAGGCGGACCTGCGCACGGTGACGCCCACGGTGGACCGGATCCTGGTGGTCGCCTCCGCCGAGGACGTGCCGTTCCGCCGGGTCGGTGACCTGCGGATCCTCCTCTACGACGCCACCGCGACCGGGAGCTCCGAACCGCTGGCCTACTTCGACGTACGGCCCGAGACCGGTGCCGAGACGGCGCTGATCTGCGGGGAGCTGTACCGGCGGGGCGAGGGGTGGAAGTTCCGGGCGCTCGGCGAGGGCTACTCCGACGGGCTGGTCGGGCTCGCGACCGACCACGGGATCTCGGTGGACGAGAACGCCGCGGAGTCCGGGGCGGCCGCCGCGGCCGACCCCGCCGCTGCTCCCGGAGACGGGCCCGCTTCCGAGCAGACGGCGATGATGGCCCCGCCCACCCAGGCCCCGCCGCCGATCCAGCCCGCCTACGGGTACCCGCAGCCGGTGTCCCCGGCGCCGGTGCCGGGTCCGGGAGGCGATCCGTCCTTCCGGCTGCCGGTGCAGGGCCCGCAGTTCATCCGCCGCTGACGTCGCGCGCACGGCTCACGCGGCTCACGCGGCACGCACGGCTCACGCGGCTCACGCCGCTGACGCAGCTCACACGGCCACGCGGCTCGTGCCCGGGCCCCGCGGACGGACACCCGTCCCCGGGGCCCCGGGTCAGCTCTTGGTGCTCTTGTAGCCCCGCCCCCACTGGAGCCCCCAGCCGTACAGCCGGTCCAGCTCGGCCTGGAACCCGTACACGAACTTCACCTCGCGCCGCACCACGAGCTCGCCCTTCACCTTCTCCAGGGAGACGACCGCGCAGGAGCGGGCCTGCGGGTGCCGCTCGTCCAGCGGGATCTCGATCCGCGGCCCCGTGACGGGGTAGAGGGTCACCATGGCGTGCGTCCGGTCGAAGGCCGGGGTCTGGTCGTAGATGTACACGAAGACCAGCAGCCGCTTGATCTCGTCGGCGTGGTCGAGGTTGACGTAGAGGGTCTCCCCCGACGCCGAACCGAACCGGTCGTCCCCGCTGAGCTTCACGTACGGCGGGTCGTTGAGGTCGCCCAGCAGGTTCCCCAGCGGCTGCACGGCGCCGCGGGTGCCGTCCGTCAGCTCGTACAGGCAGCCCATGTCGAGGTCGACGTTGACCATGCCCTGGGTGTGCGCCTGCACCATGTCCGGCTTGAACAGCTTGAACGGGTGCCGGAAGAGCTGGCCGCTCTGGCCGGCGCGGCCCCCGATGTCGGAGGTCCGCATGCGCCAGG encodes:
- a CDS encoding TerD family protein; its protein translation is MTHAMQKGSNIPVAAVAVRAVLRWTGGPEVPDVDASALLVGPDGRVRSDEDFVFYNQPRHPSGAVWRLGKKQIGDAITDAVQADLRTVTPTVDRILVVASAEDVPFRRVGDLRILLYDATATGSSEPLAYFDVRPETGAETALICGELYRRGEGWKFRALGEGYSDGLVGLATDHGISVDENAAESGAAAAADPAAAPGDGPASEQTAMMAPPTQAPPPIQPAYGYPQPVSPAPVPGPGGDPSFRLPVQGPQFIRR
- a CDS encoding Tellurium resistance — protein: MGFFDGIMGSRAVQFQSGSASSNAIELNKRHATVSLTKQGAVHGNLRVNLSWRMRTSDIGGRAGQSGQLFRHPFKLFKPDMVQAHTQGMVNVDLDMGCLYELTDGTRGAVQPLGNLLGDLNDPPYVKLSGDDRFGSASGETLYVNLDHADEIKRLLVFVYIYDQTPAFDRTHAMVTLYPVTGPRIEIPLDERHPQARSCAVVSLEKVKGELVVRREVKFVYGFQAELDRLYGWGLQWGRGYKSTKS